In a single window of the Thamnophis elegans isolate rThaEle1 chromosome 8, rThaEle1.pri, whole genome shotgun sequence genome:
- the NPBWR1 gene encoding neuropeptides B/W receptor type 1 has protein sequence MNNFLFQPELNASCADIDETFYKTEHHTYNTSTPQLIPKFYIAVPIIYSMICAVGLTGNSAVIYVILKAPRMKTVTNIFILNLAIADELFTLVLPINIADYLLFQWPFGEFMCKLIISIDQYNTFSSIYFLTVMSIDRYLVVVATLKSKKMTYRTYRAAKTVSLCVWVFVTIIILPFSIFAKIHTEEGRSQCVFVFPQPEGFWWKVSRLYTLILGFAIPVSTICILYSIMLYKLRHMHLHSNAKALDKAKKKVMIMVLIILGVCLFCWTPYHLSTVVALTTDIPQTPLVIGISYFITTLSYANSCLNPFLYAFLDDTFRKSFRKMVECGTAS, from the coding sequence ATGAATAATTTTCTCTTCCAACCTGAGCTCAATGCTTCCTGCGCTGATATAGATGAGACTTTCTATAAGACTGAACACCACACATACAATACATCAACCCCTCAACTGATTCCCAAGTTTTATATTGCCGTGCCTATCATCTACTCTATGATCTGTGCTGTGGGGCTTACCGGAAATTCTGCAGTCATTTATGTTATCTTGAAAGCACCCAGAATGAAGACAGTCACTAATATTTTCATCCTAAATTTGGCAATTGCTGATGAGCTGTTTACATTGGTGCTTCCTATCAATATAGCTGACTATCTGCTGTTCCAATGGCCCTTTGGTGAATTCATGTGTAAATTGATTATCTCAATCGATCAATACAATACTTTTTCAAGTATTTATTTTCTAACAGTCATGAGTATTGATCGATACCTGGTGGTGGTTGCCACTCTCAAGTCAAAGAAAATGACATATCGAACCTATAGAGCTGCCAAAACAGTGAGTTTGTGTGTTTGGGTTTTTGTCACCATCATTATCTTGCCATTCAGTATTTTTGCGAAGATACATACAGAAGAGGGACGATCCCAATGTGTCTTTGTCTTTCCCCAACCAGAAGGTTTCTGGTGGAAAGTGAGCCGCCTCTATACCCTGATCCTAGGTTTTGCCATCCCGGTATCCACCATTTGCATCCTGTACAGCATCATGCTCTATAAACTAAGACATATGCACCTTCATAGCAATGCTAAAGCCTTGgacaaagcaaaaaagaaagtgaTGATAATGGTATTGATCATCTTGGGAGTTTGCCTGTTCTGTTGGACTCCCTATCACCTTAGCACAGTGGTTGCTCTCACTACTGATATCCCACAAACTCCACTGGTTATTGGAATCTCCTATTTCATCACCACATTGAGTTATGCTAACAGTTGCCTCAACCCATTTCTTTATGCTTTTTTGGATGACACTTTCCGAAAGAGTTTCCGAAAAATGGTGGAATGTGGCACTGCATCATAA